In Rhipicephalus microplus isolate Deutch F79 chromosome 7, USDA_Rmic, whole genome shotgun sequence, one genomic interval encodes:
- the LOC142767234 gene encoding large ribosomal subunit protein eL38, which translates to MPKQLKEIKEFLLTARRKDAKSVKIKKNPDNVTKFKVRCSKYLYTIVVTEKEKAEKLKQSLPPGLQVKELK; encoded by the exons ATG CCTAAACAACTGAAGGAGATCAAGGAGTTTCTCCTGACGGCGAGGCGGAAAGATGCCAAGT CGGTGAAGATAAAGAAGAACCCTGACAATGTGACCAAATTCAAGGTGCGTTGCAGCAAGTACCTCTACACAATTGTCGTCACCGAGAAGGAGAAGGCTGAGAAGCTCAAGCAGTCCCTTCCCCCAG GTCTCCAGGTGAAAGAGCTCAAGTAA